The genomic DNA AATATGCATATTAGGATTCCATAGCCTTCAGATGTTTTGGGTACCGTTGAGCTGTGCTTGCTACCTGTACCCCACTACGACCTTTTTCAAAGCAGGTAAAAACCCAACACAACCTACCCAATCCCCAACAGTTCAAAATATAGCTTCAAGGTCAGCATTGGCACAGCCAAGCACGTGGCTGTCGAAATGCTTTCAGTACTTACCTATTGCTGAGTCCATTCTTGCTCCTGGCCaaggtttttgcttttccttttgttttgcccGCGGAAGTATCATCCTCGGAAAGCACTTCAGATTCCGCCGAATTTCCACTACTATCATCGGAAGAATCTTTCCTTTTGCGGTTGTGCTTTCCATCCGCTTTCTCCGGCAACCATTCATCTTCACTGGCTGAAAAATCACCTCCATCTTCATCACTGTCTGACATAAATGCGTCACTCATCGTCAGCACTATCGAATTCCACCAAACTCTATGTACTTTCGTGTGTTTTTGATAAAGTTCAGTTAATATGCTACACCCAAACTAGATTGCGAAATAGACGCCGCCTGTTTTGTGTTGCAGGAAAAGCGTGCcagaatgtaaacaaatggagctgtcaacaacaaaacaataacaacattaTGCTGTCAAATCGTCACATCGCAGCATATCGAAGAATATGTTGGAAAATGCTCGAGGTGGTTTGAATTTGTCCATTTCACGCATTTGCAGGCACTGTTACGCTTGATTTACACTGTGCAATGGAGAATTACCGGAGATAACCACAGTTTTTAAATCCTTCTAGCAGAGTATGTTGGTATTTAAAAACGGTTAAACCAGGGTTCGGCAAACTTAAAACAATCAGCTATTTTTATCTGAGCAACGATTTTATCCGCATCGGGCTAGTGACGTTGATTGCCAAATATCCCGGCATCAAATATATCAAATAAtatacacctgtttacagcTACAgtcaaatcgctcaccgtttgcttcgactcACGAGCTGCCTGCTGTGATTCACATGCCATTACCATCGAATGCGCGACACTATGATCGAATCGCATGCCGTTACCATGGAATCAAGTGCCGGTAGCTATTGTTTTGGAAATGTTATCAAATTTTAAAGTTgctgactctttcgaacaaaTGATTATGTCCTATAGCTAAAATTCAAGGGTAGTTTTAAATACTAAAAGTAATagaaagcaatattttaaactattttacacATGTTTTACATAATCTTTTATAGcaaaaatgaacgatacatacAAACTATTTCATGGAACTCAATGAAAGAATCACATACCGAACGAGAAAAATGtaagcaaattgcttcaagatTTTTCCAAGTTTTCTTTGCCTTTCGAACACGTTCATTTTCGCTAGTTTAATGTATAGATCACAAATGAACTCTGAAAAATTAGTTTTGTTTATACCGTTCGATGTTGATATTGTACGACTCATTTTCTCGTCATTTACAGTTTATTCGCCGTTTATTCGTATAAAAACCCAGCAAAATCTTTTCTAATGGGAACTGCCTAACCGGGCTATTCATTACATCAAATGTTTCATACAGGAGCAATCAAAAATCCATGTAtatcggcacgtgattccatggtAACGGCATGTGATTCGGTCGTTATGTCGCGCATTCGATGGTAAGGgcatgcaaatcgaagcaagcaGCTTATGAatcgaagcaaacggtgagaGATTCGACTGTGACTGTAAACAGGTATATATCAAATATCCCGGCCATCACCCTATTTGAACGTGGATCTACCAAAGGAGCCTCTGTTCATGGGAAAGgcttaaaaatatattatagGTTGAGTCGTTCGGTaacattctcatgacgtgatcaGTCCATCGGGACTTGGTACTACTCAGCCTACTGTTCACAGAACACTTTATTCGACTTCCTCTCGAATGCGATTATTGTAGAGTAGAATAGTCTAAGGCCAGCAGCCCGGTGGCAGgttgaaatcccatccggaccgttgtgagaattgactatccaactacgtggagtaagtctagtaaggtagaaatagcaggcatgacctaggaGGTCGTTGGATCAAagtcgaagaagaagaatagtcTACAAAAAAGACCATCATTTATTCAAAAAACGGTTTTATTCCGCTAAGATCCGCGTGGAACTTAAAGAAGTGCGTGTAGTGATATGATATAATTTTACAGGAAACGCTTGGTGTTTGTGGGTTAAAATATATAAAGTGGAAAATCGTGCACTTACCATAGTAGTAGACGGCTTCTCTTTAAATTTCTCAACACGCTCAACAGCAAAACCAGTCTGTTTTTCGGCCAATACCGACGTAAAAGTACGAATATTCATTCCGTGCAGAATAGAGCTTAACAACCTACGCATATGTTCTTCTGCTTCGTCAGCTTTCATGTGTTCAAGATTTTGTGGTTTAATGTTTAAAGATGAGCGAAACTTAACACCTTGACCTACCAACAAACCATGTTGAAGGGTTTACCATTCCGTTATCCCTTTTTTCGTAAACGAGCGCCTAAATTCTCCATCCAACAGCTCTTTCCTGCCTGCCTGCATCTGCATGGCTCATGTGTAATGGATGatggtttgggttttttttgtcacaataaatttaatatcttATTCTGATACATATAAAATGGACCTTCTTCGTTCACCCGAAACAGTGCCGCCTCCTAAATGTTGTGTAATAGTTTTAGTACAAATAGTTGAGAGTATCCGTCTGAGCGCATCCAAGATTAATGCAGTTCGATGAATATTCATCACAACACACCGGGGAATGCGCAAGTAGGACAGTGCAGAACGGTCATCTAGattgtaaaagtgctttcTTCGTGGGTTTGACCGGGTTCACTACACTAAAGTTGCTGCAAGAGCTGTTGAAATATTAGTCGAAAAAACTCAGTCGTGCATTGACAAACTAACCGCGGCAGCTTACAGTATGCTTTAAGGGGGTCGTAAAGTGGTGAAAGAATTGCTAAAACCATTTACACGGGCAAATGGGCTGTGAAGGCAAGGTAGGCAAACGCAAACAATTTTTACATTAACCTCATTTAGTCAGTAGGACCGTATTACTCATCCATCGCTGTAACAATACATTTACAGCACATGAAATAGTGATGAGAATGTTCATACTTTCAACCTACAAATTGCTTCTTCATCGTAcatctgtttccttttttgttctcACTTCTTACTTAGCTAATTAATATGCTAATCCATTCACGTCCAGAACAGAATGGATTATGCATTTGTTGGAAAGAGTGCCATCGAAGAAAAAACGGCCACAATCACTTATCACTTAGGCTAGGCTAGAAACATTTTACATATATAGTTTTGCAATCATTCTCACCGCTCACGTCGCCTATCGCCCAGCAGCTCAGCTCTTTTTACCGGGACTGATTTGAATAGTACTGTTTGCAAAACATTCCGCACACATTCTGTGACAGTTTCCCACCTCAATAGATTTCGAAATAGACATTCTATTTGCTTCATGTTTAGATAATATAGCCAGTAAGAAAGACGATTAAAGTTTTGCAAAAATTAGGCTGGAATTGAATTGTGTAAACTATGAGGCGCCGCGAGCTCAATCCACCTCATCACCGTTGCTAGCGTCGGCTGCGGTAAGGTCGGCTTCCCCTGTGTCCAACAGCAAACCGGTAGCTTCGGCCAGCGTCGGTTAGCTGGAATGATTGCCGGCGGTTGCTATCTCCGTACACTTGTTGGCTGCCAGTTGCTGCAGCAGGCTAATACTGTTCTCCTGCCCTGTCTTGGTCGCGACGCTGCCCTTGCCGTTCAGGTCCCCGTTGTCATGGTCGTCCTGCTCATCGTCTTCGAGGAGAGCCGTTTTGGCGCTGTTTTGCACCGAAGCGAAAAGAATATCTTGCTGCCCGACGCCACCGCTaccgccgatcgcttttggcGAATGCTGCTGCCGGTTGTACTCGTTGTTGAGCGCCGTTTGTATGGGCTTGAAGGTGGTTTCGTGTGCACCGCCGTTGCCGGTTAGATGATCCGGCGAGGAGGAGGTGGACGATGACGATCGCACGTTCTGTAGAGCCGCTCGCAGTGAATTTTCCAGCAGGGAATCAATGTTGGCGCTCGTTTGGGGTACGAAAGTGGTCCACTCGTTGGTGGCCGCGTCCAGATACTCGACCGTGCTGAGAAACGTCTTACCAGAGAAGCCGCCGATCGCGTACAACCGATTCTGCACCACCGCGACCGATACATTGGAACGGGGTGAAGTTAGATTTGGTCCGGCGATCCAGCATTTGCTTTCCTCGTCGTAGCATTCGGTCGTGTTGAGCGAGTGCGTACCATCGCTTCCTCCCACGGCGTACAGTTTGCCGTTGTACTCGGCCAATCCACAACCACGTCTAGGAATAAGGTGAGAAGACAAGATAACATCGTTAGATACTGAGGCCCTTTTGTTCCAATGGTTCCCTGGCATTTAGTCGTTACCTGGCCGTTAAAAGCGAAGGCCCAAGAGTCCATTGGTTTGCTTCCACATCGTACACCTCCACCGAACCGAGACAGTTCCATGCATCGCTTCCACCAACCACCCACAGTTTGCCACCGTACGCCGTAACGCCAGCCTGATACCGTCCCGTGTTCAGCGGGGCAATCGAGAACCAGCGATTTTCGTCCGGTTTCAGCACATCGCACTGCTTGATGCCGCTCTGCCCATTCCAACCACCGATGCAGTAGATTTTGCCATtcagcgcacacacaccggcgTTACTCCGCGCGAGAGGTAGTTTGCACATTTTCTTCCACTTCCGTTCCGTCTTCGCGAGATACTCGACCGAATCGAGCTCCGTCGTTCCGTTGCAGCCACCGACCGCGTACACCGTACCGTCGATAACCGCAATCTGGACGCGTCCGCGTGCTTCGCCCATATTCGACTGCTGGGTCCAGCTGTTTGTTTCCGGGCAGTAGGATTCTACCGAGCGCAGACACTCGGCCCGATCGTAaccaccgcaaacgaacagcTTTCCCTCGAGTTCAGCCACACCGAGACCACACTTTGGCCCGGACATGGTAGCTACCTCGCAGAACAGTTCCGGCTGCTGGCATTCGTCCAAATCTTCATCCCGGCTTACGCTGGTGCTCATCACATCGGGCGTATTGATCGGTGACGGAGTTGTCGGGATGTTTAACCGCAGCTGGATCGATAGACGGGCCAGGTTTCCGTTCAGCGTAACTAACGCGACGTACGAGTGGTCTAGGAAAAGAGCATAGAGATGGGAACGATTTTCCCATTGAGCGATGATCGCAGCGAAAGAATGCAGTAAACTTACCGGAAAGCTTGCTGCAACCAACCAAACTCCAATCCATTTCCGTGGCGGCAGCATCCGTAGCATCGCTACGATCACCGATATCCCGGCTGTACAGAATCATTCGTGGCCGGCCCGGGGTCTTCAGCGCCTTGCGGTGTTTCTTGTTGCTTGGACACTTCAGCACTAGTCGCTTGTAGTCTTGCACCAAATCGCTCTCCGATTCCTGCCCCGGGGGCAAATCGGCACAATCTTGCAGCGAATTATCCAGCGCCAAATACAGCATgtgagagcgttccagcagtGCGGATACCTGTAATTGGAgcgtaaaaaaatattgcatcCAACAATTCGTCTTCAGAGCGCGCTATTACTTACCGATACATCCTCGTCCGTCATTTGCCGCCGAATCCAATCGATAACTAGCCGACCGAGCGAACATTCGGCCACCAGTGACATTTCCTGGCGTGTCTGATACAGCACCTCGATCAGCACGCAGGGCAGCTGCAGAAAGCCAGCCGTCTCCGATACGAGATGAAAGTTTTTCGCAATGTATGCATCCACCTCCTGCACGAAGCGTCGGTTCCGTTCGATGCCGGGCAGCGAACGTGTCTCGATGCAAATGTCCGGTTCCAGCTCGCTCACGAGATGACGGGCGCACTCCTTCACCACACTATCGATCTTCAGCTGCCAGGCAGCGAGATAGACATCGCGGATCTAGAAAATGTTTTGTCGTAACAGTGCCAGTGTCTTTCTCGTGTGTCACACCACCCTAGCGGTATTGTATCGTGCCAAACGCGCGGCGCACGCTTcactgtgtgcgtgtatgtttcGGAGGGCCGCCAGGAGAGGGCGGAAGAATATGAGGGATGGGAAGAGAGTGTGGTGCCGTTGTTTCCGTTTAACCGTCGTCTTGCACTCCAAAGCCGACGGCAGAAGCCGCGGGCCCGTGGAGAAGTGGCAAGTGGCGAGTCGAATGCGTAGTGTCACCGTAGGCAAATCGCTACCGGCTGTCCCTGGAGgggagagccgtcagccatGGTCGCGCTATCTGCCGACTGTGATCACTATTGATCCGTCTCGTCCATTGAACGACAAACTTTTCTCTAGGCTATTGCATATCTAGCCACAAAACACAATTGACGTGTGCTTTTGCTCTGTTTTCGTACGGGGATTCTGTACGGAATCGGTTTGGGTTTTTCGAAATCTCTAGCCGCACGCGGACGGAAACAATCTGCGGGCCTGTCTTAGATGCGAACGCATACTAGCACTCACCATCTCATCGGGCACTTCCAATGATCCGGTGTAGGCATACTCGACCAGATACATCAGACCGTGCTTCGTGATCTGCCCGTTCAGCCGGTAGCACGGCAGCTTGGCGTCACTGGCAGCGGTCGGTCCACCGTTCAGTGTACCCTGCAAAGATAACGGATTTGTTCATACCGGATACCATTAATGTGTATTGTGTTGTCCGCCCTTTTTGCGGGGGGCGAGCATTGCGGCACTATTGCACGATCTTTACCGCGTCCGTACTGAACAGCTCCATCAGCTGGGGTGAAACGCAAGCCAGCACATTGCGGTGCGCATGGATTTCCGTATTTTCCACCTGAAAATAGCAACGGGAATGAGGTTACAATCGGACGGaacgattttattttgctttcgaGAGAGTCCAATAAAGGATTTCGCTATGCTTACCAGCAGAACCACGTCGCAAAATAGACGGTTTTTGCGCATCGTGCTAAGACTCTGCAAAAAGTTGGACTTCATGCTGTCGTCGGTGAACTTCAGATAACCGCAACTTTCCATGGCATCGTCTGTAAGAAAAGCGGATTACAAATTTAGTAAATAAAAGCtgataatattttaatcataaAAGAAGTATAAGTAAAACAGAAATAGAACAATGCCCACCCAATCATTAGATATTTTATGAACAACAAAACCAATTGACCATATGCCGCTATGGACAAAATAATAGAGGAACAACACTTGAAGATAGGTTAGAAGATCAACTGATCGATGTGACTTCAGTACTGCAGCAGCACATGTTTGCGTCATCCATGACTAATGCCCCAGTTAATAATCCAGAAAGTtagttgaattttttttaatggcaAAGCTCTTTTCCTGATGTGCGATATTCTTAGCAAAAGCCTTATCATTCATGGCCGCTTACGAAACACTTCCGACCAAGGTATCTTTCTTCTTTGTCTACATAAGATAActggggattttttgttttgctttgctgatgACTTGTCCCATAAGACCGTAACCTATGTAAATCCACAAATCAGACAACCGCAACCACTCACAAAAAGGAAGACGCGCTGTCACCCTTATCATTGAAGACTGTTTTTGTTATCATTGCGGATAATTTAGCACACGGGCGGGCGGGCGGGCGGAACACTGTCTCGAAAGCACCCATCATCCACTGCAACGAGCCTACGTAGGCGAAAAGATAAACGTTTGCCTGTTGTGAGTAATGGTGggctcccacacacacacaccaaatacACACGCGGCTTGCAGGTCGATGATTTATGCGAATCACGCGATTCCCGACGCGCACCAGCCAAGTCCCGGTGCATCGCGaacttgcgtgtgtgtgcacttaTTGGGCTCGTGTAAATGCACGACTTTATACTGCCGATGATGGGGTGACGCACCACCGCCTATGCGTCGCGGTTGTTGCATGTCCAATATGGTGATCGCGACACAGCAGCTTCCACATGTGCGCGCACGTGGGGCTAAGCCTAGCAGGTGGAAACACGTGGAGCTTCAATTCCGGTTGAGTATAATTAGTTTCCACCTCTTCCAAGAAAGTTTTGTGcagtttctttttgttatcGCATTTCATCGGAGGAACACAATGTGCAACCatttcgcaaatactgtttgacgCTCAAGTAGCGGAGGTGGCTGTCACGCGGTATGACAGTTGACCTCGGATTTTTTGGTCGTATTTATGAGCATCAACGACTATCGGCGGGAAACAAAATCCAGAACTGTCCCCAAATATCGTTCCAAGTTACGATAGGAGAGCAACTAGCGggggcaaaacaaaattttgaaCGAACAACAAGCGAGTGGATGAAGGAGCGTTTGGGTAAGACGTGCTCAAGGTAAAAACGAACCCTCCCCCCCGCGAGATGGAACCGGCCGGTTCGTTTTGGAAAAGCCCGGCAATGTTTGTTTACAACATGACGCGTGCACTGCGAAGGCGAGAGACGACCCGGGACGATGGGCGTAAACGAAGAACTGGCAACATAAACAGTGGTAACCAAGAAGACAGGTGAGCGCTTCCGAACTGTTGTTGATGCATAAACCTGCGACGCAGAAGAATTTGAATGCCAAAGCTAACAATATGCTCAACCCCAGGAacagcccaaaaaaaaaagagggttAGAACGCATTACATTCATTGAACTTGGAGTTCACCCATTTGCTGACAAGCGCAAAGATGCTCCATCCACCGCGATGCAGCAGTGGCGACCCTGGACGGAAGTTTATTTTGGTCGAAAAACCTTGATTAGATAACTGCTTCGCTCTGCCACCGCCGAACAGGCGATTTAGATGTAAGGCAGTCTGTTTTGTTGAAGAACAAGCTACCATCGAAAGGGGGGAGTTGGGTGTGCGTGGCTTGGCTTGAGGCACGTATTGATAAAAAATCGTCAGCAGTTCCTCTGGGTTGTTTTGCACGAGTTGCACCGCTACAACCACCGCCTATCGATTAAACAGTGTAAAACTGGATGAAACTGGAGGCCGAATGTACCGGAGGGAATTGCAAATCTTCGAGGCGTATTTTTTTGCGCATCAAACTCAATTTCTGTACCGGTATGccggagggaggggggggggggttgccATTCATACATCGATTTATACAGATTGTAGTTTAATGTGATACCAGCAAACGATCGCGTGATAGCAGTGCATTTTAAAAATGAGTATAAACTCTCCAGGGCTCGAGTTTGTATCGTTTAAACGAACATGCAAAAATGGCGACATATTTTCCCAAAATCAATAATGAGCGCGATGGAAGAATCGTAACTAGTACAGTTCAGGCTTTTCATGATGAACTAGTTCAGACCATATCCGGCTACTGTTCACGATGAGTTGGAACATGAGCAAGTACAGCTGGAATCTAATGCACTATCCTCAATCCTTATAACATGAAGTGTAAGCGTTGTGACACAGTCCACTGGGGCGAGATAATAGCGGCCGTGGTCTTTACACGGTAGGATCCGATATCGAATCCCGTTTAGGACGCAGGACTTCACTATCCATCTACGTGTAAAGTCATTTCAAGGAAGCTAGACATTCCAAAAGATATTGAGATCCTCTCAAGCATTTCTTGCATTCAACTTGTGAGTCCTGTTTTTCCCTAAGCCTTAAtattctagaaactctgacaAATATTGTACTCCCCATAATGAAACAGCATCGAGAGAGTGCAACAGATACCAGCTATACCTACCAAAGAGATTACACCACTTTGTCCTGAAGAGGATCTAGATAAAATCTGTACCCAAAAAAATCCTAATCAATTAAcaaattttttgattgattgtacAGAAAATACTCGAAAATCTGCTTCCAGCCATCGCTATCAAaaacattccatattccatCCAAGTAAGTAATCAATGTTTTTCAATCTAATATTAAGTGACAGTATTAATAAAAAGGAAACCGCCATAAAGTCGTCTGCCGTTGATAACGGGCGTAAAGATACTGGAACGACAATCAGGAAGCTGGCTCTCAACACCGTCACCGTACGTAGTAATTGAGGACTTCTCGCACGAAACAAACGGTCGCACGATACAATAAGCGACCAGACCAAGATAGCGCGCACCTTTATTGCCATCCTCCCTCCCACCTAGTAGTGGTGGTAACTACCTTCATCACGCGAAAATTCCACCAAGTCATTTACGGCTGAAAGTGTCACAAGAAAGTCACGTTCCCGGTACGTCGTGCGGGTGTTGGCAGTGTAAAATAAGGTCACCTAGTGGATCGCAATTTGACAGATGAATCATTTTTGTAGCGCGTGACCAATAATGTGATTGTAGGGCAATAAAATTATGTGATACTAATACAATCCCCCATCAAATGCTTATCAACATTGTAAAACAGAACTGTATCTTCCCTACTGACTGTTGTCGATAACGACGCTAAATTTAGTATGATTGCAATTTAGAATATTAGCCACGAAAGCGGTATCGTGATGCCACATGTGAGTCCAAACAAAAAGGTAATTTCGTTGGCCAACTACTTCCGCATTTCAACTACCTACCGAGGCAAGAACGCCTCCGTGTAGTATATGGCTATAACTTTCACTTAGTAGATCGTCCGCGGTAATGGTTTACAATGCTAAATTTAACTCTCAACCACTGCGGGACACTCCGCCCGTGCACGACGACCCCACTATTGCTGATGCAAACCTCAGGCCAATTCTTCAGACCTCAAATCTGCGATACTTACGACATATTTCTTACCACGCgtgagaggaaaaaaaacccggtagAATGCAAATCAgtcgtttcgtttttgcttTCACTCGCCATGTTTATTTGGTTGGCACACGTGTTGATGCACGGTCATTGACCTGCACTGCACACGGTGATGTGGGCCATCATCCATCGCCTCGGCACTGCGCGACCACGATCGTCGAGCTCTGCCAGTCCGACGGTAGTAGTAGGAGCAAACTGCATCAATTAAGCCGGaaaacatttgtttcaaaGCCGGTCTCTGGGTTTTCCGTCGCAGCGCGTGAAAAGCGAGTTAATTGTATGTGGTTCAAAGTCTGGCCGGGGTATTTCCCAGAGACTGTTGGGTGCGGAGATATTTTAGGTTTTACTCATTCTTGCTTTGCAAACGTTCAGACCGAACGATGTCACGAACAGCGTGTACGTGTCCAACGGATGACGTTTTCCGTCGTGCCTTGGACAAGTGCCAAACTTTGATAAATTTGGCGGACAGGCTGCCGCTACTACGCCAACTTATTTTTTCCA from Anopheles stephensi strain Indian chromosome 2, UCI_ANSTEP_V1.0, whole genome shotgun sequence includes the following:
- the LOC118502577 gene encoding influenza virus NS1A-binding protein-like isoform X4, producing the protein MESCGYLKFTDDSMKSNFLQSLSTMRKNRLFCDVVLLVENTEIHAHRNVLACVSPQLMELFSTDAGTLNGGPTAASDAKLPCYRLNGQITKHGLMYLVEYAYTGSLEVPDEMIRDVYLAAWQLKIDSVVKECARHLVSELEPDICIETRSLPGIERNRRFVQEVDAYIAKNFHLVSETAGFLQLPCVLIEVLYQTRQEMSLVAECSLGRLVIDWIRRQMTDEDVSVSALLERSHMLYLALDNSLQDCADLPPGQESESDLVQDYKRLVLKCPSNKKHRKALKTPGRPRMILYSRDIGDRSDATDAAATEMDWSLVGCSKLSDHSYVALVTLNGNLARLSIQLRLNIPTTPSPINTPDVMSTSVSRDEDLDECQQPELFCEVATMSGPKCGLGVAELEGKLFVCGGYDRAECLRSVESYCPETNSWTQQSNMGEARGRVQIAVIDGTVYAVGGCNGTTELDSVEYLAKTERKWKKMCKLPLARSNAGVCALNGKIYCIGGWNGQSGIKQCDVLKPDENRWFSIAPLNTGRYQAGVTAYGGKLWVVGGSDAWNCLGSVEVYDVEANQWTLGPSLLTARRGCGLAEYNGKLYAVGGSDGTHSLNTTECYDEESKCWIAGPNLTSPRSNVSVAVVQNRLYAIGGFSGKTFLSTVEYLDAATNEWTTFVPQTSANIDSLLENSLRAALQNVRSSSSTSSSPDHLTGNGGAHETTFKPIQTALNNEYNRQQHSPKAIGGSGGVGQQDILFASVQNSAKTALLEDDEQDDHDNGDLNGKGSVATKTGQENSISLLQQLAANKCTEIATAGNHSS
- the LOC118502577 gene encoding influenza virus NS1A-binding protein-like isoform X2; translation: MTRKNTIKFSYDSDDAMESCGYLKFTDDSMKSNFLQSLSTMRKNRLFCDVVLLVENTEIHAHRNVLACVSPQLMELFSTDAGTLNGGPTAASDAKLPCYRLNGQITKHGLMYLVEYAYTGSLEVPDEMIRDVYLAAWQLKIDSVVKECARHLVSELEPDICIETRSLPGIERNRRFVQEVDAYIAKNFHLVSETAGFLQLPCVLIEVLYQTRQEMSLVAECSLGRLVIDWIRRQMTDEDVSVSALLERSHMLYLALDNSLQDCADLPPGQESESDLVQDYKRLVLKCPSNKKHRKALKTPGRPRMILYSRDIGDRSDATDAAATEMDWSLVGCSKLSDHSYVALVTLNGNLARLSIQLRLNIPTTPSPINTPDVMSTSVSRDEDLDECQQPELFCEVATMSGPKCGLGVAELEGKLFVCGGYDRAECLRSVESYCPETNSWTQQSNMGEARGRVQIAVIDGTVYAVGGCNGTTELDSVEYLAKTERKWKKMCKLPLARSNAGVCALNGKIYCIGGWNGQSGIKQCDVLKPDENRWFSIAPLNTGRYQAGVTAYGGKLWVVGGSDAWNCLGSVEVYDVEANQWTLGPSLLTARRGCGLAEYNGKLYAVGGSDGTHSLNTTECYDEESKCWIAGPNLTSPRSNVSVAVVQNRLYAIGGFSGKTFLSTVEYLDAATNEWTTFVPQTSANIDSLLENSLRAALQNVRSSSSTSSSPDHLTGNGGAHETTFKPIQTALNNEYNRQQHSPKAIGGSGGVGQQDILFASVQNSAKTALLEDDEQDDHDNGDLNGKGSVATKTGQENSISLLQQLAANKCTEIATAGNHSS
- the LOC118502577 gene encoding influenza virus NS1A-binding protein-like isoform X1; translated protein: MDSRGQHFSAFEHYSLLTASVPSSAGAHSSKTTSVNGISPISRRMRPRIENSIGDDAMESCGYLKFTDDSMKSNFLQSLSTMRKNRLFCDVVLLVENTEIHAHRNVLACVSPQLMELFSTDAGTLNGGPTAASDAKLPCYRLNGQITKHGLMYLVEYAYTGSLEVPDEMIRDVYLAAWQLKIDSVVKECARHLVSELEPDICIETRSLPGIERNRRFVQEVDAYIAKNFHLVSETAGFLQLPCVLIEVLYQTRQEMSLVAECSLGRLVIDWIRRQMTDEDVSVSALLERSHMLYLALDNSLQDCADLPPGQESESDLVQDYKRLVLKCPSNKKHRKALKTPGRPRMILYSRDIGDRSDATDAAATEMDWSLVGCSKLSDHSYVALVTLNGNLARLSIQLRLNIPTTPSPINTPDVMSTSVSRDEDLDECQQPELFCEVATMSGPKCGLGVAELEGKLFVCGGYDRAECLRSVESYCPETNSWTQQSNMGEARGRVQIAVIDGTVYAVGGCNGTTELDSVEYLAKTERKWKKMCKLPLARSNAGVCALNGKIYCIGGWNGQSGIKQCDVLKPDENRWFSIAPLNTGRYQAGVTAYGGKLWVVGGSDAWNCLGSVEVYDVEANQWTLGPSLLTARRGCGLAEYNGKLYAVGGSDGTHSLNTTECYDEESKCWIAGPNLTSPRSNVSVAVVQNRLYAIGGFSGKTFLSTVEYLDAATNEWTTFVPQTSANIDSLLENSLRAALQNVRSSSSTSSSPDHLTGNGGAHETTFKPIQTALNNEYNRQQHSPKAIGGSGGVGQQDILFASVQNSAKTALLEDDEQDDHDNGDLNGKGSVATKTGQENSISLLQQLAANKCTEIATAGNHSS
- the LOC118502577 gene encoding influenza virus NS1A-binding protein-like isoform X3 is translated as MRPRIENSIGDDAMESCGYLKFTDDSMKSNFLQSLSTMRKNRLFCDVVLLVENTEIHAHRNVLACVSPQLMELFSTDAGTLNGGPTAASDAKLPCYRLNGQITKHGLMYLVEYAYTGSLEVPDEMIRDVYLAAWQLKIDSVVKECARHLVSELEPDICIETRSLPGIERNRRFVQEVDAYIAKNFHLVSETAGFLQLPCVLIEVLYQTRQEMSLVAECSLGRLVIDWIRRQMTDEDVSVSALLERSHMLYLALDNSLQDCADLPPGQESESDLVQDYKRLVLKCPSNKKHRKALKTPGRPRMILYSRDIGDRSDATDAAATEMDWSLVGCSKLSDHSYVALVTLNGNLARLSIQLRLNIPTTPSPINTPDVMSTSVSRDEDLDECQQPELFCEVATMSGPKCGLGVAELEGKLFVCGGYDRAECLRSVESYCPETNSWTQQSNMGEARGRVQIAVIDGTVYAVGGCNGTTELDSVEYLAKTERKWKKMCKLPLARSNAGVCALNGKIYCIGGWNGQSGIKQCDVLKPDENRWFSIAPLNTGRYQAGVTAYGGKLWVVGGSDAWNCLGSVEVYDVEANQWTLGPSLLTARRGCGLAEYNGKLYAVGGSDGTHSLNTTECYDEESKCWIAGPNLTSPRSNVSVAVVQNRLYAIGGFSGKTFLSTVEYLDAATNEWTTFVPQTSANIDSLLENSLRAALQNVRSSSSTSSSPDHLTGNGGAHETTFKPIQTALNNEYNRQQHSPKAIGGSGGVGQQDILFASVQNSAKTALLEDDEQDDHDNGDLNGKGSVATKTGQENSISLLQQLAANKCTEIATAGNHSS